The following coding sequences are from one Diprion similis isolate iyDipSimi1 chromosome 9, iyDipSimi1.1, whole genome shotgun sequence window:
- the LOC124410408 gene encoding serine/threonine-protein kinase tousled-like 2 isoform X5 produces MEHFQAALDPRKQELLEARFLGARMSAGSQIQMAPQSTVNSGQSVHSQDSNMSTGSSHSDKEVDPNTPEKVPRTPSERKRKRKYPPSPQQLLSPQVTTPNSSVAEFSSLMQPPRPHPQPPPPPPPASTQPASSMVSKQVQVRPTNLPRTSQVRQAKTNTPNTELTCQRIQEFETQASSDLELRNNKIDELNRTTEELRHQMANQQKVIEQHKSHINKCIDVVKKLLKEKSNIEKKEARQKCMQNRLRLGQFVTQRVGATFQENWTDGYAFQELARRQEEITLEREEIDKQKKLLLKKRPSNSETGRKRSQPQPSLHNGTEATFLKPDAVPGSYTWQEYYEADEILKLRQSALKKEDADLQLEMEKLERERNLHIRELKRIHNEDQSRFNSHPVLNERYLLLMLLGKGGFSEVHKAFDLKEQRYVACKVHQLNKDWKEDKKANYIKHALREYNIHKALDHPRVVKLYDVFEIDANSFCTVLEYCDGHDLDFYLKQHKTIPEREARSIVMQVVSALKYLNEIKPPVIHYDLKPGNILLTEGNVCGEIKITDFGLSKVMDEENYNPDHGMDLTSQGAGTYWYLPPECFVVGKNPPKISSKVDVWSVGVIFYQCLYGKKPFGHNQSQATILEENTILKATEVQFANKPTVSNEAKSFIRSCLAYRKEERIDVLTLARHEYLQPPVPKHNRQANSQQQQQQQQQQIQQQQQQTSFTTGMFSGMNASSSS; encoded by the exons ATGGAGCACTTTCAAGCTGCCCTGGACCCCAGGAAGCAGGAATTGCTGGAAGCCCGTTTTCTCGGAGCGAGG ATGTCTGCTGGATCACAAATTCAGATGGCACCCCAATCAACTGTAAACTCTGGTCAGTCGGTTCATAGTCAAGACTCAAACATGAGCACCG GCTCGTCGCATAGTGACAAGGAGGTGGACCCCAATACTCCTGAGAAGGTGCCAAGGACTCCGTcggaaaggaagagaaaacgcAAG TACCCGCCGTCGCCGCAGCAATTGTTGTCGCCTCAAGTAACGACACCGAATTCTTCGGTGGCGGAATTTTCGTCGTTGATGCAGCCACCGCGACCCCATCCACAGCCTCCACCTCCCCCTCCACCAGCCTCTACACAACCTGCAAGCTCGATGGTCAGCAAGCAGGTGCAGGTAAGGCCTACCAACCTCCCTAGGACAAGCCAGGTCAGGCAAGCGAAGACTAACACCCCAAAT ACGGAGCTCACTTGCCAGAGGATACAGGAGTTTGAAACACAAGCTTCTTCAGATCTGGAGTtacgtaataataaaattgacgaattGAACCGA ACTACGGAGGAACTTAGGCACCAAATGGCTAATCAGCAGAAAGTGATTGAGCAGCACAAATCGCATATAAATAAGTGTATAGACGTTGTAAAGAAgttattaaaagaaaaatcaaacatagaaaaaaaagaagctagACAAAAGTGCATGCAAAATAGACTGAGGCTAGGCCAGTTTGTGACTCAGAGGGTAGGAGCaacttttcaagaaaattggaCGGACGGTTATGCGTTTCAAGAATTGGCGCGGCGGCAAGAAGAAATAACGctggaaagagaagaaattgaTAAGCAGAAGAAATTGCTTCTGAAGAAAAGGCCATCTAATAGTGAGACAGGACGGAAACGGAGTCAACCTCAACCTTCCTTGCATAATGGTACTGAAGCTACATTTCTAAAGCCGGACGCTGTGCCAGGATCGTATACGTGGCAGGAATACTACGAGGCTGATGAAATACTCAAG CTGAGACAAAGTGCACTGAAGAAAGAAGATGCAGATCTGCAACTCGAGATGGAGAAGCTTGAAAGAGAACGTAACTTGCATATTAGAGAACTGAAACGTATACACAACGAGGACCAATCGCGCTTCAACTCTCACCCTGTACTCAACGAGCGATACCTTTTACTCATGCTATTAGGCAAAGGCGGTTTTAGCGAAGTCCATAAG GCATTTGATCTGAAGGAACAACGCTATGTGGCGTGCAAAGTACATCAACTTAATAAAGACTggaaagaagacaaaaaagcTAACTATATAAA gcaTGCGCTGCgggaatataatatacacaaagCACTAGATCATCCACGTGTTGTTAAATTGTATGACGTCTTTGAGATTGATGCCAACTCGTTTTGTACAGTTTTAGAGTACTGCGATGGTCACGATTTAGACTTCTACCTCAAACAG CATAAAACTATACCGGAGAGGGAAGCGAGATCAATTGTCATGCAGGTTGTTTCTGCTCTGAAGTACCTCAATGAAATAAAACCACCTGTCATTCACTACGACTTAAAACCAG gaaatattttattgactGAGGGAAACGTGTGTGGCGAAATTAAGATAACAGATTTTGGATTAAGCAAAGTAATGGATGAAGAGAATTATAATCCAGACCATGGAATGGATCTAACCTCCCAAGGGGCTGGTACTTATTG gTATCTACCACCGGAGTGTTTTGTAGTTGGCAAAAATCCTCCAAAAATATCGTCCAAGGTTGACGTGTGGAGCGTCGGTGTGATATTCTATCAGTGTCTCTATGGCAAAAAG CCCTTTGGTCACAATCAGTCGCAAGCAACAATCCTTGAAGAAAATACAATACTAAAAGCAACGGAAGTACAGTTTGCCAACAAGCCGACCGTGAGCAACGAAGCTAAG AGCTTCATCAGAAGCTGTCTGgcgtatagaaaagaagaacgTATAGACGTGCTAACGTTAGCGAGACACGAATATCTACAGCCTCCGGTCCCAAAGCATAACCGTCAGGCAAATagtcagcagcagcagcaacagcaacagcaacaaattcagcagcaacaacagcaaacGTCATTTACCACTGGCATGTTTAGTGGTATGAATGCATCTAGCAGTTCGTAG
- the LOC124410408 gene encoding serine/threonine-protein kinase tousled-like 2 isoform X4 — protein MAMAVCRLPAVTSQPLQGAGPNNNASAAKNAAAVNSTQSASSVPNPGRCGQPTALGIDWTRRDNAPPRPDHRNSSSSTSQVQGQLSQMSAGSQIQMAPQSTVNSGQSVHSQDSNMSTGSSHSDKEVDPNTPEKVPRTPSERKRKRKYPPSPQQLLSPQVTTPNSSVAEFSSLMQPPRPHPQPPPPPPPASTQPASSMVSKQVQVRPTNLPRTSQVRQAKTNTPNTELTCQRIQEFETQASSDLELRNNKIDELNRTTEELRHQMANQQKVIEQHKSHINKCIDVVKKLLKEKSNIEKKEARQKCMQNRLRLGQFVTQRVGATFQENWTDGYAFQELARRQEEITLEREEIDKQKKLLLKKRPSNSETGRKRSQPQPSLHNGTEATFLKPDAVPGSYTWQEYYEADEILKLRQSALKKEDADLQLEMEKLERERNLHIRELKRIHNEDQSRFNSHPVLNERYLLLMLLGKGGFSEVHKAFDLKEQRYVACKVHQLNKDWKEDKKANYIKHALREYNIHKALDHPRVVKLYDVFEIDANSFCTVLEYCDGHDLDFYLKQHKTIPEREARSIVMQVVSALKYLNEIKPPVIHYDLKPGNILLTEGNVCGEIKITDFGLSKVMDEENYNPDHGMDLTSQGAGTYWYLPPECFVVGKNPPKISSKVDVWSVGVIFYQCLYGKKPFGHNQSQATILEENTILKATEVQFANKPTVSNEAKSFIRSCLAYRKEERIDVLTLARHEYLQPPVPKHNRQANSQQQQQQQQQQIQQQQQQTSFTTGMFSGMNASSSS, from the exons ATGGCGATGGCCGTGTGTCGTCTGCCCGCGGTGACGTCACAACCTCTGCAG GGTGCAGGTCCGAACAACAACGCGTCTGCTGCGAAAAATGCTGCTGCTGTTAACAGCACGCAATCCGCATCATCGGTTCCGAATCCTGGCAGGTGCGGGCAGCCCACTGCCTTGGGTATAGACTGGACACGACGCGACAATGCCCCTCCTCGTCCAGATCACAGGAACTCGTCCTCGTCTACGAGTCAAGTCCAGGGTCAGCTATCTCAG ATGTCTGCTGGATCACAAATTCAGATGGCACCCCAATCAACTGTAAACTCTGGTCAGTCGGTTCATAGTCAAGACTCAAACATGAGCACCG GCTCGTCGCATAGTGACAAGGAGGTGGACCCCAATACTCCTGAGAAGGTGCCAAGGACTCCGTcggaaaggaagagaaaacgcAAG TACCCGCCGTCGCCGCAGCAATTGTTGTCGCCTCAAGTAACGACACCGAATTCTTCGGTGGCGGAATTTTCGTCGTTGATGCAGCCACCGCGACCCCATCCACAGCCTCCACCTCCCCCTCCACCAGCCTCTACACAACCTGCAAGCTCGATGGTCAGCAAGCAGGTGCAGGTAAGGCCTACCAACCTCCCTAGGACAAGCCAGGTCAGGCAAGCGAAGACTAACACCCCAAAT ACGGAGCTCACTTGCCAGAGGATACAGGAGTTTGAAACACAAGCTTCTTCAGATCTGGAGTtacgtaataataaaattgacgaattGAACCGA ACTACGGAGGAACTTAGGCACCAAATGGCTAATCAGCAGAAAGTGATTGAGCAGCACAAATCGCATATAAATAAGTGTATAGACGTTGTAAAGAAgttattaaaagaaaaatcaaacatagaaaaaaaagaagctagACAAAAGTGCATGCAAAATAGACTGAGGCTAGGCCAGTTTGTGACTCAGAGGGTAGGAGCaacttttcaagaaaattggaCGGACGGTTATGCGTTTCAAGAATTGGCGCGGCGGCAAGAAGAAATAACGctggaaagagaagaaattgaTAAGCAGAAGAAATTGCTTCTGAAGAAAAGGCCATCTAATAGTGAGACAGGACGGAAACGGAGTCAACCTCAACCTTCCTTGCATAATGGTACTGAAGCTACATTTCTAAAGCCGGACGCTGTGCCAGGATCGTATACGTGGCAGGAATACTACGAGGCTGATGAAATACTCAAG CTGAGACAAAGTGCACTGAAGAAAGAAGATGCAGATCTGCAACTCGAGATGGAGAAGCTTGAAAGAGAACGTAACTTGCATATTAGAGAACTGAAACGTATACACAACGAGGACCAATCGCGCTTCAACTCTCACCCTGTACTCAACGAGCGATACCTTTTACTCATGCTATTAGGCAAAGGCGGTTTTAGCGAAGTCCATAAG GCATTTGATCTGAAGGAACAACGCTATGTGGCGTGCAAAGTACATCAACTTAATAAAGACTggaaagaagacaaaaaagcTAACTATATAAA gcaTGCGCTGCgggaatataatatacacaaagCACTAGATCATCCACGTGTTGTTAAATTGTATGACGTCTTTGAGATTGATGCCAACTCGTTTTGTACAGTTTTAGAGTACTGCGATGGTCACGATTTAGACTTCTACCTCAAACAG CATAAAACTATACCGGAGAGGGAAGCGAGATCAATTGTCATGCAGGTTGTTTCTGCTCTGAAGTACCTCAATGAAATAAAACCACCTGTCATTCACTACGACTTAAAACCAG gaaatattttattgactGAGGGAAACGTGTGTGGCGAAATTAAGATAACAGATTTTGGATTAAGCAAAGTAATGGATGAAGAGAATTATAATCCAGACCATGGAATGGATCTAACCTCCCAAGGGGCTGGTACTTATTG gTATCTACCACCGGAGTGTTTTGTAGTTGGCAAAAATCCTCCAAAAATATCGTCCAAGGTTGACGTGTGGAGCGTCGGTGTGATATTCTATCAGTGTCTCTATGGCAAAAAG CCCTTTGGTCACAATCAGTCGCAAGCAACAATCCTTGAAGAAAATACAATACTAAAAGCAACGGAAGTACAGTTTGCCAACAAGCCGACCGTGAGCAACGAAGCTAAG AGCTTCATCAGAAGCTGTCTGgcgtatagaaaagaagaacgTATAGACGTGCTAACGTTAGCGAGACACGAATATCTACAGCCTCCGGTCCCAAAGCATAACCGTCAGGCAAATagtcagcagcagcagcaacagcaacagcaacaaattcagcagcaacaacagcaaacGTCATTTACCACTGGCATGTTTAGTGGTATGAATGCATCTAGCAGTTCGTAG
- the LOC124410408 gene encoding serine/threonine-protein kinase tousled-like 2 isoform X1: MTDNCWNSGGGAGVKMEHFQAALDPRKQELLEARFLGARGAGPNNNASAAKNAAAVNSTQSASSVPNPGRCGQPTALGIDWTRRDNAPPRPDHRNSSSSTSQVQGQLSQMSAGSQIQMAPQSTVNSGQSVHSQDSNMSTGSSHSDKEVDPNTPEKVPRTPSERKRKRKYPPSPQQLLSPQVTTPNSSVAEFSSLMQPPRPHPQPPPPPPPASTQPASSMVSKQVQVRPTNLPRTSQVRQAKTNTPNTELTCQRIQEFETQASSDLELRNNKIDELNRTTEELRHQMANQQKVIEQHKSHINKCIDVVKKLLKEKSNIEKKEARQKCMQNRLRLGQFVTQRVGATFQENWTDGYAFQELARRQEEITLEREEIDKQKKLLLKKRPSNSETGRKRSQPQPSLHNGTEATFLKPDAVPGSYTWQEYYEADEILKLRQSALKKEDADLQLEMEKLERERNLHIRELKRIHNEDQSRFNSHPVLNERYLLLMLLGKGGFSEVHKAFDLKEQRYVACKVHQLNKDWKEDKKANYIKHALREYNIHKALDHPRVVKLYDVFEIDANSFCTVLEYCDGHDLDFYLKQHKTIPEREARSIVMQVVSALKYLNEIKPPVIHYDLKPGNILLTEGNVCGEIKITDFGLSKVMDEENYNPDHGMDLTSQGAGTYWYLPPECFVVGKNPPKISSKVDVWSVGVIFYQCLYGKKPFGHNQSQATILEENTILKATEVQFANKPTVSNEAKSFIRSCLAYRKEERIDVLTLARHEYLQPPVPKHNRQANSQQQQQQQQQQIQQQQQQTSFTTGMFSGMNASSSS; this comes from the exons ATGACTGATAACTGCTGGAACTCTGGTGGTG GCGCTGGAGTCAAGATGGAGCACTTTCAAGCTGCCCTGGACCCCAGGAAGCAGGAATTGCTGGAAGCCCGTTTTCTCGGAGCGAGG GGTGCAGGTCCGAACAACAACGCGTCTGCTGCGAAAAATGCTGCTGCTGTTAACAGCACGCAATCCGCATCATCGGTTCCGAATCCTGGCAGGTGCGGGCAGCCCACTGCCTTGGGTATAGACTGGACACGACGCGACAATGCCCCTCCTCGTCCAGATCACAGGAACTCGTCCTCGTCTACGAGTCAAGTCCAGGGTCAGCTATCTCAG ATGTCTGCTGGATCACAAATTCAGATGGCACCCCAATCAACTGTAAACTCTGGTCAGTCGGTTCATAGTCAAGACTCAAACATGAGCACCG GCTCGTCGCATAGTGACAAGGAGGTGGACCCCAATACTCCTGAGAAGGTGCCAAGGACTCCGTcggaaaggaagagaaaacgcAAG TACCCGCCGTCGCCGCAGCAATTGTTGTCGCCTCAAGTAACGACACCGAATTCTTCGGTGGCGGAATTTTCGTCGTTGATGCAGCCACCGCGACCCCATCCACAGCCTCCACCTCCCCCTCCACCAGCCTCTACACAACCTGCAAGCTCGATGGTCAGCAAGCAGGTGCAGGTAAGGCCTACCAACCTCCCTAGGACAAGCCAGGTCAGGCAAGCGAAGACTAACACCCCAAAT ACGGAGCTCACTTGCCAGAGGATACAGGAGTTTGAAACACAAGCTTCTTCAGATCTGGAGTtacgtaataataaaattgacgaattGAACCGA ACTACGGAGGAACTTAGGCACCAAATGGCTAATCAGCAGAAAGTGATTGAGCAGCACAAATCGCATATAAATAAGTGTATAGACGTTGTAAAGAAgttattaaaagaaaaatcaaacatagaaaaaaaagaagctagACAAAAGTGCATGCAAAATAGACTGAGGCTAGGCCAGTTTGTGACTCAGAGGGTAGGAGCaacttttcaagaaaattggaCGGACGGTTATGCGTTTCAAGAATTGGCGCGGCGGCAAGAAGAAATAACGctggaaagagaagaaattgaTAAGCAGAAGAAATTGCTTCTGAAGAAAAGGCCATCTAATAGTGAGACAGGACGGAAACGGAGTCAACCTCAACCTTCCTTGCATAATGGTACTGAAGCTACATTTCTAAAGCCGGACGCTGTGCCAGGATCGTATACGTGGCAGGAATACTACGAGGCTGATGAAATACTCAAG CTGAGACAAAGTGCACTGAAGAAAGAAGATGCAGATCTGCAACTCGAGATGGAGAAGCTTGAAAGAGAACGTAACTTGCATATTAGAGAACTGAAACGTATACACAACGAGGACCAATCGCGCTTCAACTCTCACCCTGTACTCAACGAGCGATACCTTTTACTCATGCTATTAGGCAAAGGCGGTTTTAGCGAAGTCCATAAG GCATTTGATCTGAAGGAACAACGCTATGTGGCGTGCAAAGTACATCAACTTAATAAAGACTggaaagaagacaaaaaagcTAACTATATAAA gcaTGCGCTGCgggaatataatatacacaaagCACTAGATCATCCACGTGTTGTTAAATTGTATGACGTCTTTGAGATTGATGCCAACTCGTTTTGTACAGTTTTAGAGTACTGCGATGGTCACGATTTAGACTTCTACCTCAAACAG CATAAAACTATACCGGAGAGGGAAGCGAGATCAATTGTCATGCAGGTTGTTTCTGCTCTGAAGTACCTCAATGAAATAAAACCACCTGTCATTCACTACGACTTAAAACCAG gaaatattttattgactGAGGGAAACGTGTGTGGCGAAATTAAGATAACAGATTTTGGATTAAGCAAAGTAATGGATGAAGAGAATTATAATCCAGACCATGGAATGGATCTAACCTCCCAAGGGGCTGGTACTTATTG gTATCTACCACCGGAGTGTTTTGTAGTTGGCAAAAATCCTCCAAAAATATCGTCCAAGGTTGACGTGTGGAGCGTCGGTGTGATATTCTATCAGTGTCTCTATGGCAAAAAG CCCTTTGGTCACAATCAGTCGCAAGCAACAATCCTTGAAGAAAATACAATACTAAAAGCAACGGAAGTACAGTTTGCCAACAAGCCGACCGTGAGCAACGAAGCTAAG AGCTTCATCAGAAGCTGTCTGgcgtatagaaaagaagaacgTATAGACGTGCTAACGTTAGCGAGACACGAATATCTACAGCCTCCGGTCCCAAAGCATAACCGTCAGGCAAATagtcagcagcagcagcaacagcaacagcaacaaattcagcagcaacaacagcaaacGTCATTTACCACTGGCATGTTTAGTGGTATGAATGCATCTAGCAGTTCGTAG
- the LOC124410408 gene encoding serine/threonine-protein kinase tousled-like 2 isoform X7, with translation MSAGSQIQMAPQSTVNSGQSVHSQDSNMSTGSSHSDKEVDPNTPEKVPRTPSERKRKRKYPPSPQQLLSPQVTTPNSSVAEFSSLMQPPRPHPQPPPPPPPASTQPASSMVSKQVQVRPTNLPRTSQVRQAKTNTPNTELTCQRIQEFETQASSDLELRNNKIDELNRTTEELRHQMANQQKVIEQHKSHINKCIDVVKKLLKEKSNIEKKEARQKCMQNRLRLGQFVTQRVGATFQENWTDGYAFQELARRQEEITLEREEIDKQKKLLLKKRPSNSETGRKRSQPQPSLHNGTEATFLKPDAVPGSYTWQEYYEADEILKLRQSALKKEDADLQLEMEKLERERNLHIRELKRIHNEDQSRFNSHPVLNERYLLLMLLGKGGFSEVHKAFDLKEQRYVACKVHQLNKDWKEDKKANYIKHALREYNIHKALDHPRVVKLYDVFEIDANSFCTVLEYCDGHDLDFYLKQHKTIPEREARSIVMQVVSALKYLNEIKPPVIHYDLKPGNILLTEGNVCGEIKITDFGLSKVMDEENYNPDHGMDLTSQGAGTYWYLPPECFVVGKNPPKISSKVDVWSVGVIFYQCLYGKKPFGHNQSQATILEENTILKATEVQFANKPTVSNEAKSFIRSCLAYRKEERIDVLTLARHEYLQPPVPKHNRQANSQQQQQQQQQQIQQQQQQTSFTTGMFSGMNASSSS, from the exons ATGTCTGCTGGATCACAAATTCAGATGGCACCCCAATCAACTGTAAACTCTGGTCAGTCGGTTCATAGTCAAGACTCAAACATGAGCACCG GCTCGTCGCATAGTGACAAGGAGGTGGACCCCAATACTCCTGAGAAGGTGCCAAGGACTCCGTcggaaaggaagagaaaacgcAAG TACCCGCCGTCGCCGCAGCAATTGTTGTCGCCTCAAGTAACGACACCGAATTCTTCGGTGGCGGAATTTTCGTCGTTGATGCAGCCACCGCGACCCCATCCACAGCCTCCACCTCCCCCTCCACCAGCCTCTACACAACCTGCAAGCTCGATGGTCAGCAAGCAGGTGCAGGTAAGGCCTACCAACCTCCCTAGGACAAGCCAGGTCAGGCAAGCGAAGACTAACACCCCAAAT ACGGAGCTCACTTGCCAGAGGATACAGGAGTTTGAAACACAAGCTTCTTCAGATCTGGAGTtacgtaataataaaattgacgaattGAACCGA ACTACGGAGGAACTTAGGCACCAAATGGCTAATCAGCAGAAAGTGATTGAGCAGCACAAATCGCATATAAATAAGTGTATAGACGTTGTAAAGAAgttattaaaagaaaaatcaaacatagaaaaaaaagaagctagACAAAAGTGCATGCAAAATAGACTGAGGCTAGGCCAGTTTGTGACTCAGAGGGTAGGAGCaacttttcaagaaaattggaCGGACGGTTATGCGTTTCAAGAATTGGCGCGGCGGCAAGAAGAAATAACGctggaaagagaagaaattgaTAAGCAGAAGAAATTGCTTCTGAAGAAAAGGCCATCTAATAGTGAGACAGGACGGAAACGGAGTCAACCTCAACCTTCCTTGCATAATGGTACTGAAGCTACATTTCTAAAGCCGGACGCTGTGCCAGGATCGTATACGTGGCAGGAATACTACGAGGCTGATGAAATACTCAAG CTGAGACAAAGTGCACTGAAGAAAGAAGATGCAGATCTGCAACTCGAGATGGAGAAGCTTGAAAGAGAACGTAACTTGCATATTAGAGAACTGAAACGTATACACAACGAGGACCAATCGCGCTTCAACTCTCACCCTGTACTCAACGAGCGATACCTTTTACTCATGCTATTAGGCAAAGGCGGTTTTAGCGAAGTCCATAAG GCATTTGATCTGAAGGAACAACGCTATGTGGCGTGCAAAGTACATCAACTTAATAAAGACTggaaagaagacaaaaaagcTAACTATATAAA gcaTGCGCTGCgggaatataatatacacaaagCACTAGATCATCCACGTGTTGTTAAATTGTATGACGTCTTTGAGATTGATGCCAACTCGTTTTGTACAGTTTTAGAGTACTGCGATGGTCACGATTTAGACTTCTACCTCAAACAG CATAAAACTATACCGGAGAGGGAAGCGAGATCAATTGTCATGCAGGTTGTTTCTGCTCTGAAGTACCTCAATGAAATAAAACCACCTGTCATTCACTACGACTTAAAACCAG gaaatattttattgactGAGGGAAACGTGTGTGGCGAAATTAAGATAACAGATTTTGGATTAAGCAAAGTAATGGATGAAGAGAATTATAATCCAGACCATGGAATGGATCTAACCTCCCAAGGGGCTGGTACTTATTG gTATCTACCACCGGAGTGTTTTGTAGTTGGCAAAAATCCTCCAAAAATATCGTCCAAGGTTGACGTGTGGAGCGTCGGTGTGATATTCTATCAGTGTCTCTATGGCAAAAAG CCCTTTGGTCACAATCAGTCGCAAGCAACAATCCTTGAAGAAAATACAATACTAAAAGCAACGGAAGTACAGTTTGCCAACAAGCCGACCGTGAGCAACGAAGCTAAG AGCTTCATCAGAAGCTGTCTGgcgtatagaaaagaagaacgTATAGACGTGCTAACGTTAGCGAGACACGAATATCTACAGCCTCCGGTCCCAAAGCATAACCGTCAGGCAAATagtcagcagcagcagcaacagcaacagcaacaaattcagcagcaacaacagcaaacGTCATTTACCACTGGCATGTTTAGTGGTATGAATGCATCTAGCAGTTCGTAG